The Lentisphaera araneosa HTCC2155 genome has a window encoding:
- a CDS encoding sodium:solute symporter family protein, giving the protein MSQDIWNFIFIGITFGIYIGIALWAKAGSTKEYYTAGGGVSALANGMATGADWMSAATFISMAGIVAASGYDASRFLMGWTGGFVLLTTLMVPYLRKFGKATVPDFIGDRFYSKTARLVAVFCAIFICMTYIMGQMRGVGIVFSRLFNIEIATGVIIGGSIVFFYAGLGGMKGITYTQVAQYCVMVFAYTIPVIFISLALTGNVIPQMGLIGDFTKGGEAVPLLQKMNDLSVELGVTKYTDGSLSTTDMFCITAALMAGTAGLPHVIVRFFTVKSVKAVRKSACWTLFFIAIIYLTAPALGLFARTNLVDELNNKSYTEAPSWFKNWEDQGMIAWVDKNNDGIIQYGKGKAFAGKPIMDGEKRGEQGQRIVKNEVTSDPNEVYYDRDIIVLANPEMAGLPKWLIALVMAGCVAAALSTAAGLLLVLSTSISHDLMKKIIKPDITDKQEMAYARMASFGALVIASYFGINPPSSFVAKTVAFAFGLAASSFFPTLLMGIFSKRVNKEGAIVGMICGISFTFAYIVYFQFIAEHQNYLFGISPEGIGFVGMFINFIVTIVISSFTPAPPQEVQDMVEHIRIPSGAGEASH; this is encoded by the coding sequence ATGTCACAAGATATTTGGAATTTTATTTTTATTGGAATTACTTTTGGCATTTATATCGGCATCGCTCTTTGGGCTAAAGCTGGTTCAACGAAAGAATATTATACTGCTGGCGGAGGCGTTTCTGCTCTTGCTAATGGCATGGCAACAGGTGCCGACTGGATGTCAGCTGCGACCTTTATCTCAATGGCAGGCATTGTAGCTGCCTCAGGTTACGACGCCTCTCGTTTTTTAATGGGCTGGACTGGTGGATTTGTTCTACTCACCACTCTCATGGTCCCCTACTTAAGGAAATTTGGTAAAGCGACTGTCCCTGACTTTATTGGCGATCGCTTTTACTCAAAAACAGCTAGACTTGTCGCCGTTTTTTGCGCCATCTTTATTTGCATGACTTATATCATGGGTCAAATGCGAGGCGTCGGTATTGTTTTCTCCCGTCTCTTTAATATTGAGATTGCAACTGGCGTTATTATTGGCGGCAGTATTGTATTCTTTTATGCAGGCCTAGGTGGCATGAAAGGCATAACTTACACGCAGGTTGCCCAATACTGTGTTATGGTTTTTGCCTACACTATACCTGTTATCTTTATCTCACTCGCCCTCACTGGAAACGTCATTCCTCAAATGGGTTTAATTGGTGATTTCACCAAAGGTGGCGAAGCTGTTCCCCTGCTACAAAAAATGAATGACCTCTCGGTTGAACTGGGGGTCACCAAGTATACCGATGGATCCCTAAGTACCACTGACATGTTCTGTATCACCGCTGCTTTAATGGCAGGTACAGCTGGACTGCCTCACGTTATTGTTCGTTTCTTTACCGTGAAGAGCGTGAAAGCTGTAAGAAAGTCTGCATGCTGGACCTTGTTCTTTATTGCAATCATCTATCTTACCGCACCAGCTTTAGGTCTTTTTGCACGTACCAACTTAGTTGACGAACTTAACAACAAAAGCTATACAGAAGCCCCTAGTTGGTTTAAGAACTGGGAAGACCAAGGCATGATTGCTTGGGTCGACAAGAATAATGACGGCATTATCCAATACGGTAAAGGCAAAGCTTTTGCTGGAAAACCTATTATGGATGGAGAAAAACGTGGTGAACAAGGACAAAGAATTGTTAAAAATGAAGTCACTTCTGATCCCAACGAAGTTTATTACGATCGCGATATTATCGTTTTAGCTAACCCTGAAATGGCGGGGCTGCCAAAGTGGTTGATCGCACTTGTAATGGCAGGCTGTGTTGCTGCTGCTCTATCAACTGCAGCTGGCCTCCTCCTTGTTCTCTCTACATCTATTTCACATGACTTAATGAAAAAAATCATCAAGCCAGACATTACTGACAAGCAAGAAATGGCCTATGCCAGAATGGCCTCGTTTGGTGCTCTCGTTATTGCTTCTTACTTTGGCATTAACCCACCATCTAGTTTTGTTGCAAAAACGGTTGCCTTTGCCTTTGGCTTAGCTGCTTCCTCATTCTTCCCCACTTTATTGATGGGTATTTTCTCTAAGAGAGTAAATAAAGAAGGTGCCATCGTCGGCATGATTTGCGGCATCAGTTTTACCTTTGCCTATATTGTCTATTTCCAGTTTATCGCAGAACATCAGAACTACTTATTTGGTATTTCTCCTGAAGGCATTGGTTTTGTTGGGATGTTCATCAACTTCATCGTCACAATTGTGATTAGTTCATTTACTCCTGCTCCTCCACAAGAGGTACAGGACATGGTAGAACATATTCGCATACCTAGTGGCGCAGGTGAGGCCTCTCACTAA
- a CDS encoding DUF4212 domain-containing protein, translating into MSENKNSAEEHYKGSLKIVGVILFIWAFISYGCAIIFRDWMDANMPSIGNAPFGFWMAQQGSIIGFVLLLLAYTFFMNKLDEKHGFGEED; encoded by the coding sequence ATGAGTGAGAATAAAAATAGTGCCGAAGAGCACTACAAAGGCAGCCTAAAAATCGTAGGCGTCATATTATTTATCTGGGCATTTATCAGCTATGGATGTGCTATTATCTTCCGTGATTGGATGGATGCCAACATGCCAAGCATAGGCAATGCACCCTTTGGTTTTTGGATGGCACAACAAGGTTCAATCATAGGCTTCGTCCTGCTCTTACTTGCTTATACATTTTTCATGAATAAGCTCGATGAAAAACACGGTTTTGGCGAGGAAGATTAA
- a CDS encoding prenyltransferase, protein MKYIEKSEDLINWMKVMRMSQGFFFISAMPVLLGSLLIYQHHQIFNPLLTLLILIGCLLFHLGADMINEYYDHISGNDALVEIHTPFSGGTRVLEEGKLAPKRVLKMSYLFFTIALIGSIIIAYLSKKEVLIFATLGLISCWGYSAPPLKFAHRGLGEIIIFLNNGLFIMSAMYYAIVGELHKEIILPSFFLGFLGFAIILMNEIPDYTADKKVQKNNLVVRLGIEAGFTLHRIVTLLAFSSLLIAVFLKHLPPLCLLSCLFPLFLYFKGHYKTPNSQDLQNSATLTPLCKGAIETKFKSWCLLMAGFIINLYI, encoded by the coding sequence ATGAAATACATCGAGAAGAGTGAGGACTTAATCAACTGGATGAAAGTTATGCGTATGTCTCAAGGCTTTTTTTTCATCTCGGCCATGCCCGTCTTACTTGGCAGTCTACTCATTTACCAACACCATCAAATCTTTAACCCCTTACTAACGCTCCTCATACTTATCGGCTGTTTATTATTTCACTTAGGTGCCGATATGATCAATGAATATTACGACCATATTTCTGGAAATGATGCTCTCGTAGAAATCCATACGCCCTTTAGTGGTGGCACTCGCGTCTTAGAAGAAGGTAAACTCGCCCCAAAACGCGTCTTAAAGATGTCCTATCTCTTTTTTACAATCGCTCTAATTGGTTCAATTATCATTGCCTACCTAAGCAAAAAAGAGGTCCTTATCTTTGCTACCCTAGGCCTTATCTCATGTTGGGGCTACTCAGCTCCCCCCTTGAAATTCGCTCACCGCGGCTTAGGTGAAATTATCATTTTCCTCAACAACGGTTTGTTTATTATGTCTGCTATGTACTACGCCATTGTTGGTGAACTGCATAAAGAAATCATTCTGCCTTCTTTCTTTTTAGGTTTCCTTGGTTTCGCAATTATTTTAATGAACGAAATCCCTGATTATACCGCCGATAAAAAAGTTCAAAAAAACAACTTGGTCGTTCGCCTTGGAATTGAAGCTGGCTTCACTCTACATCGTATCGTCACTCTCCTCGCGTTTTCATCATTATTGATCGCTGTTTTCCTTAAACACCTTCCTCCACTCTGTCTCCTATCATGCCTTTTTCCCCTATTTCTTTACTTCAAGGGCCACTACAAGACTCCAAACTCTCAAGATTTGCAAAATTCTGCAACATTAACCCCCTTATGTAAGGGCGCTATTGAAACAAAATTTAAATCTTGGTGTTTATTAATGGCGGGTTTTATCATCAATTTATATATTTAA